One genomic window of Elaeis guineensis isolate ETL-2024a chromosome 2, EG11, whole genome shotgun sequence includes the following:
- the LOC140855869 gene encoding senescence-specific cysteine protease SAG39-like, with protein sequence MAHRCFVLALIVLGVWVFGAMARGIADVPMSTRHEQWMAQYGRVYKDTIEKERRFQIFKDNYNYIESVNRAGNCKYKLGLNQFADMTNEEVKASHLGFKPMRFTKSTTGSFQYANLTDVSDSIDRRTKGAVTPIKNQGQCGCCWAFSSVAAIEGITQINTGELVSLSEQQLVDCDVSDGNNGCSGGLMTRAFQYVIDNGGITTEDNYPYMANDGTCDTDKASSSAATISGYENVPANDESSLLQAVSKQPVSVGIEGSGQDFQQYSSGIFTGPCGTNIDHAVTAVGYGTAEDGTKYWLLKNSWGTTWGENGYMTLLRGIDDAEGLCGIAMQPSYPTA encoded by the exons ATGGCTCACCGATGTTTTGTGCTTGCATTGATAGTCTTAGGTGTTTGGGTCTTTGGAGCCATGGCTCGTGGCATTGCCGACGTGCCCATGTCGACAAGGCACGAGCAGTGGATGGCTCAGTATGGGCGAGTCTACAAAGATACAATAGAGAAAGAGAGACGATTCCAAATCTTCAAGGACAACTACAACTACATCGAGTCCGTCAATAGAGCCGGCAATTGCAAATATAAGCTCGGACTCAATCAGTTTGCTGACATGACCAATGAGGAGGTTAAAGCCTCCCACCTTGGATTCAAGCCCATGCGCTTTACAAAATCCACGACAGGAAGCTTTCAGTATGCCAACTTGACCGACGTGTCTGACAGCATAGACCGGAGAACCAAAGGTGCAGTTACCCCTATCAAGAATCAAGGCCAATGTG GGTGCTGTTGGGCATTCTCCTCTGTGGCAGCCATTGAAGGGATTACTCAAATCAACACTGGCGAGTTGGTCTCCTTGTCGGAGCAACAACTTGTGGACTGTGATGTCAGTGATGGAAACAATGGATGCAGCGGGGGACTCATGACTCGTGCCTTCCAATACGTCATTGATAATGGAGGGATAACAACTGAAGATAATTACCCTTACATGGCAAACGATGGCACTTGTGATACCGACAAGGCATCATCATCGGCAGCTACTATCAGCGGCTACGAGAACGTGCCCGCAAATGATGAGTCCTCGCTTTTACAGGCAGTCTCGAAGCAGCCTGTTTCAGTTGGCATTGAGGGTAGTGGGCAAGACTTCCAGCAGTACTCCAGTGGCATCTTCACGGGCCCGTGTGGAACTAATATTGACCATGCTGTGACTGCTGTTGGTTACGGGACAGCTGAGGATGGGACCAAATATTGGCTGCTCAAGAATTCATGGGGTACCACTTGGGGTGAAAATGGATATATGACGTTGCTCCGGGGCATCGATGATGCAGAAGGTCTATGTGGCATTGCCATGCAACCTTCTTATCCAACCGCATGA